The Campylobacter concisus genome has a window encoding:
- a CDS encoding CiaD-like domain-containing protein: protein MVDKIMKLDDIARMAISEVSAELEKIEALQNKKQEELERENLKKELLAIETADEQALEEPKVEASVPSAQSAQIEPEPKVAQISPKNREISEEEIFLANLAERIEVLFEGLKQTSEQDLNQRLELTTKFLEFTLANIENRLQNLSK from the coding sequence GTGGTTGATAAGATTATGAAGCTTGATGATATCGCTAGGATGGCCATTAGTGAGGTTAGCGCCGAGCTTGAGAAGATAGAGGCACTGCAAAACAAAAAGCAAGAAGAGCTTGAAAGAGAAAATTTAAAAAAAGAGCTTTTAGCAATAGAAACTGCTGATGAGCAAGCGCTTGAAGAGCCAAAAGTAGAGGCAAGTGTGCCAAGTGCTCAAAGCGCGCAAATCGAGCCAGAGCCAAAGGTGGCGCAAATTTCGCCAAAGAACAGGGAGATAAGTGAGGAGGAAATTTTCTTAGCAAACCTTGCTGAACGCATAGAGGTGCTTTTTGAAGGGCTTAAACAAACTAGTGAGCAAGACCTTAACCAAAGGCTCGAGCTAACGACTAAATTTTTAGAATTTACCCTTGCAAACATCGAAAATAGACTACAAAATCTCTCAAAATAA
- the leuB gene encoding 3-isopropylmalate dehydrogenase, translated as MKNYKICVIKGDGIGPEIIDEAIKVLDVVSAEFGIKFEYDYKLMGGAAYDVFGEPLPDETLSSALSSDAVLFGAIGGEKWDSLPRHLRPESGLLKIRKELEAYANLRPAIIFDELVNASTLKPEVLKGVDFVVVRELTGGLYFGQPREKGEDRAFNTMVYTKFEIERIAKIAFETAMLRKKKVCMVDKANVLETSQLWREVTSEVAKGYPEVELSFMYVDNAAMQLVRAPANFDVILTENLFGDILSDEASMVCGSIGLLPSASMGGKVGIYEPIHGSAPDIAGQGIANPIATILSAAMMLRYAFGESEAANAIENAVKTALAKGYRTKDIAAFNAVEICSTSEIGDVIAGFIKK; from the coding sequence ATGAAAAACTATAAAATTTGCGTTATAAAAGGCGATGGCATCGGCCCTGAGATCATCGACGAGGCGATAAAGGTTTTAGACGTCGTAAGTGCCGAGTTTGGTATCAAATTTGAGTATGACTACAAGCTTATGGGCGGCGCAGCCTACGACGTTTTTGGCGAGCCATTACCAGATGAGACGCTAAGCTCGGCACTTAGTAGCGACGCAGTGCTTTTTGGTGCGATCGGTGGCGAGAAATGGGACAGCCTGCCAAGACACCTAAGGCCAGAGAGCGGGCTTTTAAAGATCAGAAAAGAGCTAGAAGCTTATGCAAATTTACGCCCAGCTATCATCTTTGACGAGCTAGTGAATGCTAGCACGCTAAAGCCAGAGGTTTTAAAGGGCGTTGATTTTGTCGTGGTTCGCGAGCTAACTGGGGGGCTTTATTTTGGACAGCCACGTGAAAAAGGCGAAGATAGAGCATTTAATACGATGGTTTATACTAAATTTGAGATCGAGCGCATCGCAAAGATCGCCTTTGAGACGGCTATGCTTCGCAAGAAAAAGGTCTGCATGGTCGATAAGGCAAATGTGCTTGAGACAAGTCAGCTTTGGCGCGAGGTGACTAGCGAAGTGGCAAAGGGCTATCCTGAAGTAGAGCTTAGCTTTATGTATGTAGATAACGCAGCGATGCAGCTAGTAAGAGCGCCAGCAAATTTTGACGTCATACTGACTGAAAATTTATTTGGCGACATTTTAAGTGATGAGGCGAGTATGGTTTGTGGCTCGATAGGACTTTTGCCAAGTGCTAGCATGGGCGGCAAAGTGGGAATTTATGAGCCTATCCACGGCTCAGCTCCAGACATCGCAGGGCAGGGCATAGCAAATCCGATCGCGACCATTTTAAGTGCAGCGATGATGCTAAGATACGCTTTTGGCGAGAGCGAGGCTGCAAATGCGATAGAAAATGCCGTAAAAACAGCTCTTGCAAAGGGATATAGAACAAAAGATATCGCCGCTTTTAACGCAGTTGAAATTTGCTCAACAAGCGAGATAGGCGACGTGATAGCAGGATTTATCAAAAAATGA
- a CDS encoding CCA tRNA nucleotidyltransferase → MQTSKIDYKISQNNKFEAKTGTSIYKNSELDFFRSLFAPFSKRVYLVGGCVRDALLGREIYDYDIEVYDIKPAKFDELMAGIRASGVGKSYFIYKYKNYDLGLPRSESKTGNSHKDFAVSYINDPSLASLRRDFTVNAMMMNIFNGEILDFHGGKKDLESKTLRHIDSEKFKEDPLRVLRGVQFSARLDFSIADDTLELMKTLDLAHLSKDRINTELIKFFRSEHLEKGAFYLFKLSLFKEIFGVQICENDEFLAELKSARNFVDDERLFLYMLFGKFELDAKEILEKMRLPKSYFSILKEPFFKAMPSDRELLKIALNMPIKSWLGAYNKERIERAKELGVYESKFDAKIDVREILAAGFKNEMIAAEIKRRQELEISSYLRERKFRKS, encoded by the coding sequence TTGCAAACATCGAAAATAGACTACAAAATCTCTCAAAATAATAAATTTGAGGCAAAAACTGGTACAAGCATTTACAAAAATAGCGAACTAGACTTCTTTAGATCGCTATTTGCTCCTTTTAGCAAGCGCGTCTATCTAGTAGGTGGCTGCGTGAGAGATGCGCTTTTGGGGCGAGAAATTTATGATTATGACATCGAAGTCTATGACATAAAGCCCGCTAAATTTGACGAACTGATGGCTGGCATAAGAGCTAGTGGTGTTGGCAAAAGCTACTTTATCTACAAATACAAAAATTACGATCTTGGACTGCCACGAAGTGAGAGCAAGACTGGAAATTCGCACAAAGACTTTGCCGTAAGCTACATAAATGATCCAAGCCTTGCAAGTCTAAGGCGTGATTTTACGGTAAATGCCATGATGATGAATATCTTTAACGGCGAAATTTTAGACTTTCATGGCGGCAAAAAGGACCTTGAAAGCAAGACACTAAGACACATCGATAGTGAGAAATTTAAAGAAGATCCGCTAAGGGTGCTACGTGGCGTGCAGTTTAGCGCTAGGCTTGATTTTAGCATAGCTGATGATACGCTAGAGCTTATGAAGACGCTTGATCTAGCGCATCTAAGCAAAGATAGGATAAATACCGAGCTCATTAAATTTTTTCGCTCAGAGCATCTTGAAAAAGGGGCGTTTTATCTTTTTAAACTTTCACTTTTTAAAGAAATTTTTGGCGTGCAAATTTGTGAAAATGATGAGTTTTTGGCTGAGCTAAAGAGCGCTAGAAATTTCGTGGATGATGAGAGGCTATTTTTATATATGCTTTTTGGTAAATTTGAGCTTGACGCAAAAGAAATTTTAGAAAAAATGCGCCTGCCAAAGAGCTACTTTTCTATCTTAAAAGAGCCATTTTTTAAAGCTATGCCAAGTGATAGAGAGCTACTAAAAATTGCTCTAAATATGCCTATAAAATCGTGGCTTGGAGCTTACAATAAAGAGCGCATAGAGCGTGCAAAAGAGCTTGGGGTCTATGAGAGTAAATTTGACGCAAAGATCGATGTGAGAGAGATCTTGGCGGCTGGCTTTAAAAACGAGATGATAGCAGCTGAGATAAAACGCAGACAGGAGCTCGAAATTTCAAGCTATCTTAGAGAGCGCAAATTTAGAAAATCTTAA
- a CDS encoding 3-isopropylmalate dehydratase small subunit, translating to MKQGKVWKFGDNIDTDIIIAARYLNTSDEKELAKHIMEDADPKFSSKIAKGDIIVAGENFGCGSSREHAPLALKEAGIAAVVAKSFARIFYRNSFNTGLLILEIKETDEINEGDTLKIDVDNGVIVDESTKKEYKFNAIPPFMQELLNAGGLIEYAKAKMN from the coding sequence ATGAAACAAGGCAAAGTTTGGAAATTTGGCGATAACATCGACACTGACATCATCATCGCCGCAAGATATTTAAACACTTCAGACGAAAAAGAACTAGCAAAACACATCATGGAAGACGCCGATCCTAAATTTAGCTCAAAAATAGCAAAAGGCGACATCATCGTGGCTGGCGAAAATTTTGGCTGCGGAAGCTCAAGAGAGCACGCCCCGTTAGCGCTAAAAGAGGCTGGCATAGCAGCTGTTGTGGCTAAGAGCTTTGCGAGGATTTTTTATAGAAATAGCTTTAACACAGGGCTTTTGATACTTGAGATAAAAGAAACTGATGAGATAAACGAGGGCGACACGCTAAAGATCGACGTAGATAACGGCGTCATCGTAGATGAAAGCACAAAAAAAGAGTATAAATTTAACGCTATCCCGCCATTTATGCAGGAGCTTTTAAACGCTGGTGGCCTTATAGAGTACGCAAAAGCGAAGATGAACTAA